Genomic window (Aquimarina sp. BL5):
AACATTTATACTGTCATTTACATTGCCTACAAAATCGCTAACAGCTTCCGGTAACAATTGCATTCTATAAGTATTGCTTTCTGTTCTTTCGAAAGTAAATATTGCCTCATTTTTAACTTTGTCCAATTTCACTGAAAATGGCACGTCTAAAGTATCCTTATCAGTTAATGAGATTAATTTTTCATCAATGGTTTCTATAGGAGTGTTGGAGAATAGTGTAAAATCTTGATTAAAAGCTAGGCTTCTTTTTATATTACTTGTAAGTTTTAGGGAGTCTTTGTATTGATCTTTAAATCTTGCAACTAAAGTGTCTCGAAAGTTTTTACTGTTGGTTACTTCAAAAATCAACGAATCCGCCTCGAAAAAAGGTCTAAACCAATAATGTAATGTATCTTTTGTCTTATCTGGAAAAATTCTAGTTTCAAAATTTTCCGGAGTTTTACTTACTATGTTGATTTTCATAGAATCGGCTACACCGTTATATCCAAAAACAAAAGAATTTTTCGATACTTGTTTTGGTTTTAATGCTTTAAAATCTAGAATTTCTTTAAATAGGTTTATCGTAAAGATTTTTGCTGTATCTGCAGGAAGTGTTACAATCTCTTCGTAAAAACCAATTTTATCTTGTTTTGGTTGGTAGGTATAGTTTGTTGCAACATCTTTTAGTGCAATTAACTTGTATTTACCTTCTTTTAGATTGTCTAAGTCAAAATTAATACTGTCTAATGTGCTTGTTACATATCTGGGCACTTCATTAAAAACTAAAGAGTCAGAGTAGTTTTCATCAATTTCATATAAGGCAACAGTAATAAAAGGATCTGCTTTTTTCTCTAAAGCATCTCCAACAGTACCCTGTATTCTAAGTGAATCTAATGAGTCTCCTGTAGAGAAAACATATTTAAAAAATGGATTAGCGTTTCCTTCATTATTATCTTCGATGCTTTGACCAAAATTGATACTATAGGTGGTGTTTTTTAATAAAGTGTCCAAAAATTTAATTTTCAGATACTTACTAGCGCCTCCTAAAGGTGTTATCTCTGGTTTGGGATCCATAGGAGGAGATATAATGATTTGTTTTTGGGGATCCTTTAGCTTTACGTATTCATCAAAATAAATTCGAATTTCATTATTGTTAAAATTTGTCGAAAAATTAGGAGGAGTCGCCTTCACAAATTTGGGAGGAATTTCATCCTTTTCGCCTCCTGTTATAGAACCTTTTTTGGCACAACTAACAATCAAGATTAAATAAAAAGCAGTTAACAATAACGTATAGGATCTTTTATACATAGCTCCGTTACAATTTTTTAAAGACACAAAGAAACGACTATTTATAACAAACAAAAAATCTATATAGTGATAGCCATGGTCGCAATGCTTA
Coding sequences:
- a CDS encoding Ig-like domain-containing protein; this translates as MYKRSYTLLLTAFYLILIVSCAKKGSITGGEKDEIPPKFVKATPPNFSTNFNNNEIRIYFDEYVKLKDPQKQIIISPPMDPKPEITPLGGASKYLKIKFLDTLLKNTTYSINFGQSIEDNNEGNANPFFKYVFSTGDSLDSLRIQGTVGDALEKKADPFITVALYEIDENYSDSLVFNEVPRYVTSTLDSINFDLDNLKEGKYKLIALKDVATNYTYQPKQDKIGFYEEIVTLPADTAKIFTINLFKEILDFKALKPKQVSKNSFVFGYNGVADSMKINIVSKTPENFETRIFPDKTKDTLHYWFRPFFEADSLIFEVTNSKNFRDTLVARFKDQYKDSLKLTSNIKRSLAFNQDFTLFSNTPIETIDEKLISLTDKDTLDVPFSVKLDKVKNEAIFTFERTESNTYRMQLLPEAVSDFVGNVNDSINVNFRTTKLADYGTIFFTLQNVKEYPVLIQATDEKGLFIDEKIATKEETTIFDNLEPGKYNLRVIFDKNKNGEWDTGDFLKGIQAEKVVYYPKPIEVRANWELKQTFILE